In Takifugu flavidus isolate HTHZ2018 chromosome 13, ASM371156v2, whole genome shotgun sequence, the following are encoded in one genomic region:
- the duox2 gene encoding dual oxidase maturation factor 2 isoform X1, with protein MTLYDDIYPFYPLQRTSFTFSGRLLTIALVFLVLAASLLLILPGIRGKSRLLWLFRIVLSFFVGAVIVALNFTCDWAEARMTTTATYKSFSSAVVNAEIGVHVGLYGINVTLKGAPVLQFNETIDYNEMFTWRGTIEEEYEEALEKGLPNPILYIAEKFTSGSTCGLVSQYRLSGRYASATLWIHDAGHGHLRLLLCGLLLYRHGRTDLCFPHRRRLLSHPVQPLFLAGSGYRTALRPHRALGADTQLCDAREDEGGVQHRRLGGGGWRGLPELAPPGWRDDLSDRQGGTNMMADSLSEAFFQPLHEDHFAKCFSSACF; from the exons ATGACTCTCTATGATGACATTTACCCCTTCTATCCTCTGCAAAGGACTTCCTTTACCTTCAGTGGCCGCTTGCTCACCATCGCCCTGGTCTTCCTTGTGCTGGCAGCGagtctcctcctcatcctgcctGGGATCCGAGGGAAGTCG AGGCTGCTCTGGCTGTTCAGAATAGTTCTCAGCTTCTTCGTTGGTGCGGTGATAGTGG CCCTCAACTTCACGTGCGACTGGGCTGAGGCCCGGATGACCACGACGGCCACCTACAAGTCCTTCAGCAGCGCAGTGGTCAACGCTGAGATCGGCGTGCACGTGGGGCTGTACGGTATCAACGTTACACTGAAAG GGGCCCCCGTTCTGCAGTTCAACGAGACCATCGACTACAATGAGATGTTCACCTGGCGCGGCACCATTGAGGAAGAGTATGAGGAAGCTCTGGAGAAAGGTTTACCCAACCCCATCCTCTATATTGCTGAGAAATTCACCAGTGGCAGCACGTGCGGCCTGGTCTCCCAGTACAGACTCTCTGGGCGATACGCCTCCGCAACCCTCTG GATACATGATGCTGGCCACGGCCACCTTCGTCTTCTCCTCTGTGGCCTCCTTCTCTACCGTCATGGACGCACCGATCTGTGTTTTCCACATAGGAGGCGACTCCTTTCACACCCGGTACAGCCACTCTTTCTGGCTGGCTCAGGCTACCG GACTGCTCTGCGCCCTCATCGGGCTCTTGGTGCTGATACTCAACTGTGTGATGCCAGAGAAGATGAGGGAGGCGTTCAGCATCGGCGgcttggaggaggaggatggcgaGGGCTACCTGAGCtcgctcctcctggatggcgtGACGACCTCTCTGACAGGCAGGGAG gaaCAAACATGATGGCCGATTCCCTCTCAGAGGCTTTCTTCCAGCCTCTACATGAAGATCATTTTgctaaatgtttttcttctgcctgtttttga
- the duox2 gene encoding dual oxidase maturation factor 2 isoform X2, protein MTLYDDIYPFYPLQRTSFTFSGRLLTIALVFLVLAASLLLILPGIRGKSRLLWLFRIVLSFFVGAVIVALNFTCDWAEARMTTTATYKSFSSAVVNAEIGVHVGLYGINVTLKGAPVLQFNETIDYNEMFTWRGTIEEEYEEALEKGLPNPILYIAEKFTSGSTCGLVSQYRLSGRYASATLWAAFCCWLLANVLLSMPVVLYAGYMMLATATFVFSSVASFSTVMDAPICVFHIGGDSFHTRYSHSFWLAQATGLLCALIGLLVLILNCVMPEKMREAFSIGGLEEEDGEGYLSSLLLDGVTTSLTGREEQT, encoded by the exons ATGACTCTCTATGATGACATTTACCCCTTCTATCCTCTGCAAAGGACTTCCTTTACCTTCAGTGGCCGCTTGCTCACCATCGCCCTGGTCTTCCTTGTGCTGGCAGCGagtctcctcctcatcctgcctGGGATCCGAGGGAAGTCG AGGCTGCTCTGGCTGTTCAGAATAGTTCTCAGCTTCTTCGTTGGTGCGGTGATAGTGG CCCTCAACTTCACGTGCGACTGGGCTGAGGCCCGGATGACCACGACGGCCACCTACAAGTCCTTCAGCAGCGCAGTGGTCAACGCTGAGATCGGCGTGCACGTGGGGCTGTACGGTATCAACGTTACACTGAAAG GGGCCCCCGTTCTGCAGTTCAACGAGACCATCGACTACAATGAGATGTTCACCTGGCGCGGCACCATTGAGGAAGAGTATGAGGAAGCTCTGGAGAAAGGTTTACCCAACCCCATCCTCTATATTGCTGAGAAATTCACCAGTGGCAGCACGTGCGGCCTGGTCTCCCAGTACAGACTCTCTGGGCGATACGCCTCCGCAACCCTCTG GGCTGCGTTCTGTTGCTGGTTGCTCGCCAACGTCCTCCTCAGCATGCCGGTGGTCCTGTATGCAGGATACATGATGCTGGCCACGGCCACCTTCGTCTTCTCCTCTGTGGCCTCCTTCTCTACCGTCATGGACGCACCGATCTGTGTTTTCCACATAGGAGGCGACTCCTTTCACACCCGGTACAGCCACTCTTTCTGGCTGGCTCAGGCTACCG GACTGCTCTGCGCCCTCATCGGGCTCTTGGTGCTGATACTCAACTGTGTGATGCCAGAGAAGATGAGGGAGGCGTTCAGCATCGGCGgcttggaggaggaggatggcgaGGGCTACCTGAGCtcgctcctcctggatggcgtGACGACCTCTCTGACAGGCAGGGAG gaaCAAACATGA